One Cellulomonas taurus genomic region harbors:
- a CDS encoding STAS domain-containing protein, producing the protein MGGRIEVGHRSDRTVIALSGDVDVLLREHAGRALGAALTAGRPVVLDLSGVTFIDSSGIGYLVQFRRACDEVQLPCTLVGAPPSALTVLRVLGLTEHFGIAEADGAQQHGTADAPRR; encoded by the coding sequence ATGGGCGGGAGGATCGAGGTCGGGCACCGGTCCGACCGGACGGTGATCGCCCTGTCGGGCGACGTAGACGTCCTGCTGCGCGAGCACGCGGGGCGGGCGCTCGGAGCGGCGCTGACCGCCGGACGGCCGGTGGTGCTCGACCTGTCCGGGGTGACGTTCATCGATTCCTCCGGAATCGGCTACCTGGTGCAGTTCCGCCGGGCGTGCGACGAGGTCCAGCTGCCCTGCACGCTGGTGGGCGCGCCCCCATCGGCGCTCACCGTGTTGCGGGTGCTGGGCCTGACCGAGCACTTCGGCATCGCCGAGGCCGACGGTGCCCAGCAGCACGGAACGGCCGACGCGCCCCGCCGGTGA